A single region of the Sphingobium sp. EP60837 genome encodes:
- the frr gene encoding ribosome recycling factor: MAQYDKADLERRMHGAVESLKGDLAGLRTGRANIQLLDPVTVEVYGAHMPLNQIATVSAPEPRMLSVQVWDKTNVGPADKAIRSAGLGLNPIVDGQTLRLPIPDLTEERRKELAKLASKYAEGARVAVRNVRRDGMDHLKTDEKKGEISEDERKRLETEVQKLTDSTIADIDAVTAAKEKEILGH; the protein is encoded by the coding sequence ATGGCTCAATATGACAAGGCCGACCTCGAACGCCGGATGCACGGGGCCGTCGAATCGCTGAAGGGCGACCTGGCGGGTCTGCGCACCGGCCGCGCCAATATCCAGCTGCTCGATCCGGTGACGGTTGAGGTTTATGGCGCGCACATGCCGCTGAACCAGATTGCTACCGTTTCCGCGCCCGAGCCGCGCATGTTGTCAGTTCAGGTGTGGGATAAGACCAATGTTGGCCCGGCCGACAAGGCTATCCGTTCGGCGGGCCTGGGCCTGAACCCGATCGTTGACGGTCAGACGCTACGCCTGCCCATCCCCGATCTGACCGAGGAGCGGCGCAAGGAACTGGCCAAGCTCGCCAGCAAATATGCGGAAGGCGCGCGTGTTGCGGTCCGCAATGTCCGCCGCGACGGCATGGACCATCTCAAGACCGACGAAAAGAAGGGTGAGATCAGCGAGGATGAGCGCAAGCGCCTCGAAACCGAGGTGCAGAAGCTGACCGACAGCACCATCGCCGATATCGATGCGGTGACGGCCGCCAAGGAGAAGGAAATTCTCGGCCACTGA
- the pyrH gene encoding UMP kinase, whose product MTRPPFKRILLKLSGEVLMGQGQFGIEPETVNRVASEIAAAKDAGFEICVVVGGGNIFRGLAGAAKGFDRTSADYMGMLATVMNALAVQNALEKIGYDTRVQSAIPMASVCEPYIRRKAVRHMEKGRIVIFAAGTGSPFFTTDTTAALRAAEMNCNALFKGTSVDGIYDADPKQVPDAARYDQISFDRVLNDNLKVMDASAIALCRENNIPIVVFNIRETGNLAKVLAGDGVATIVQNQER is encoded by the coding sequence ATGACCCGTCCGCCGTTCAAGCGCATATTGCTGAAACTCTCGGGCGAAGTGCTGATGGGGCAGGGGCAGTTCGGCATCGAGCCAGAGACCGTGAACCGCGTCGCGTCCGAGATCGCTGCGGCGAAGGATGCGGGCTTCGAAATCTGCGTCGTGGTCGGCGGCGGCAATATCTTCCGGGGTCTGGCGGGCGCCGCGAAGGGCTTCGACCGCACCAGCGCCGACTATATGGGCATGCTCGCCACCGTGATGAACGCGCTGGCGGTGCAGAATGCGCTGGAAAAGATCGGCTACGACACGCGCGTCCAGTCGGCGATCCCGATGGCCTCGGTCTGCGAGCCTTATATCCGGCGCAAGGCGGTGCGGCACATGGAAAAGGGCCGGATCGTCATCTTCGCGGCGGGGACCGGCAGTCCCTTCTTCACCACTGATACCACTGCGGCGCTGCGTGCGGCCGAAATGAATTGCAACGCGCTGTTCAAGGGTACCAGCGTCGATGGCATCTATGATGCCGATCCCAAGCAGGTGCCGGATGCAGCGCGTTATGACCAGATCAGCTTCGACCGGGTGCTGAACGACAATCTGAAGGTCATGGACGCGAGCGCCATTGCGCTCTGCCGCGAAAACAATATTCCCATCGTCGTGTTCAACATCCGCGAAACCGGCAATCTGGCCAAGGTGCTGGCCGGTGACGGTGTTGCGACGATCGTGCAAAATCAGGAGCGCTGA
- the rpsB gene encoding 30S ribosomal protein S2 has product MAAPVVTMHQLIEAGAHFGHQTHRWNPRMKPYIFGERNGIHILDLSQTVPLFGRALDFVSGTVAAGGKVLFVGTKRQAQDPIAEAARKSGQHFVNHRWLGGMLTNWKTISGSIKRLKTLEEKLSGDTHGFTKKEVLQMTREREKLELSLGGIRDMNGIPDVMFVIDANKEELAIKEANTLGIPVVAILDSNVSPDGIAFPVPANDDASRAIRLYCDAIAAAATKGNRGAQQASGVDLGALDEPEVEEVVAQA; this is encoded by the coding sequence ATGGCGGCTCCTGTCGTCACCATGCACCAATTGATCGAGGCCGGCGCTCACTTCGGCCACCAGACCCACCGCTGGAACCCGCGCATGAAGCCGTACATCTTCGGCGAGCGCAATGGCATCCACATTCTCGACCTGTCGCAGACCGTGCCGCTCTTCGGCCGCGCACTGGATTTCGTATCGGGGACCGTCGCAGCCGGTGGCAAGGTGCTGTTCGTCGGCACCAAGCGCCAGGCGCAGGACCCGATCGCTGAAGCCGCGCGCAAGTCGGGCCAGCATTTCGTCAACCACCGCTGGTTGGGCGGCATGCTCACCAACTGGAAGACCATCTCGGGCTCGATCAAGCGCCTGAAGACCCTCGAAGAGAAGCTGTCGGGCGACACCCACGGCTTCACCAAGAAGGAAGTCCTTCAGATGACCCGCGAGCGCGAGAAGCTCGAACTGTCGCTGGGCGGCATCCGCGACATGAACGGCATCCCCGATGTCATGTTCGTGATCGACGCCAACAAGGAAGAGCTGGCGATCAAGGAAGCCAACACGCTGGGCATCCCGGTCGTTGCGATCCTCGATTCGAACGTCTCGCCCGACGGCATCGCTTTCCCGGTTCCCGCGAACGATGACGCCAGCCGCGCGATCCGCCTCTACTGCGACGCTATCGCCGCCGCCGCCACCAAGGGCAACCGTGGGGCGCAGCAGGCTTCGGGCGTTGACCTGGGCGCTCTCGATGAGCCCGAGGTTGAAGAGGTCGTTGCGCAGGCCTGA
- the tsf gene encoding translation elongation factor Ts: MAEITAAAVKELRDRSGAGMMDCKKALAEANGDMEAAVDWLRAKGLAAAQKKSSRTAAEGLVGVAVAGTKGVAVEVNSETDFVAKNDQFQDFVRTVAQVALNSGASDAEALSAQAHPAGGTISEKLVSNIATIGENQTLRRVGQVEVSQGVVVPYVHNAAAPGLGKIGVLVALEGDAPADVLEPLGKQIAMHIAAAFPLALSAADIDPALLERERAIAAEKAAESGKPAEIVAKMVDGAVAKYAKENALLSQLFVMDNKTPVADVVAKAAKDAGKSITLKNYVRFQLGEGIEKETSDFAAEVAAAAGV; this comes from the coding sequence ATGGCCGAGATTACCGCTGCCGCCGTCAAGGAACTGCGCGACCGTTCGGGCGCGGGCATGATGGACTGCAAGAAGGCGCTCGCCGAAGCCAATGGCGACATGGAAGCCGCCGTCGATTGGCTGCGCGCCAAGGGGCTTGCCGCCGCGCAGAAGAAGTCCAGCCGCACCGCCGCCGAAGGTCTGGTTGGCGTCGCTGTCGCTGGCACCAAGGGCGTTGCCGTCGAGGTGAACAGCGAAACGGACTTCGTCGCCAAGAACGACCAGTTCCAGGATTTCGTCCGCACCGTGGCGCAGGTGGCTCTGAACAGCGGCGCGTCCGACGCCGAAGCGCTGTCGGCTCAGGCCCACCCCGCTGGCGGCACCATTTCGGAAAAGCTGGTGTCGAACATCGCTACCATCGGCGAGAACCAGACCCTGCGCCGCGTCGGCCAGGTGGAAGTAAGCCAGGGCGTGGTCGTCCCCTACGTCCACAACGCGGCTGCGCCGGGCCTTGGCAAGATCGGCGTTCTCGTCGCGCTGGAAGGTGATGCGCCTGCTGACGTCCTGGAGCCGCTGGGCAAGCAGATCGCGATGCACATTGCCGCGGCTTTCCCGCTGGCGCTGTCTGCGGCCGACATCGATCCGGCCCTGCTGGAGCGTGAGCGCGCCATCGCCGCTGAAAAGGCTGCCGAATCGGGCAAGCCCGCCGAGATCGTCGCGAAGATGGTCGATGGCGCCGTGGCTAAGTACGCGAAGGAGAACGCCCTGCTGTCGCAGCTGTTCGTCATGGACAACAAGACCCCGGTGGCCGACGTCGTCGCCAAGGCGGCGAAGGATGCAGGCAAGTCGATCACGCTGAAAAATTATGTCCGCTTCCAGCTCGGTGAAGGCATCGAGAAGGAAACGAGCGACTTCGCTGCCGAAGTCGCCGCGGCTGCGGGCGTTTGA
- a CDS encoding isoprenyl transferase translates to MASQAQSDLAHGDASGHGARHVAIIMDGNGRWAKKRFLPRIAGHRAGVEAVRRVSRAARELGLECLTLYAFSSENWKRPASEVADLMGLLRRFIESDLDEFHANGVRLRVIGNYQALDPALVDLIERAVARTAANTGPIIAIALNYGAQDELVRAAQSIVQRVQAGEIDPDAIGIGDVEAGLDTVGLPPLDLLIRTSGEQRLSNFMLWQAAYAELYFTDTLWPDFDAGALAEALDAFRLRDRRFGGL, encoded by the coding sequence ATGGCAAGCCAAGCCCAGTCCGACCTCGCCCATGGCGATGCGTCCGGTCATGGCGCGCGTCATGTCGCCATCATCATGGATGGCAATGGCCGATGGGCGAAGAAGCGGTTCCTGCCCCGCATCGCCGGACATCGCGCTGGCGTGGAGGCTGTGCGCCGGGTTTCGCGCGCGGCGCGCGAGTTGGGATTGGAGTGCCTGACGCTCTACGCCTTTTCCTCTGAAAATTGGAAGCGGCCCGCGAGCGAGGTGGCAGACCTCATGGGGTTGCTGCGGCGCTTTATCGAATCCGACCTGGACGAATTTCACGCGAACGGTGTCCGGCTGCGCGTCATCGGCAATTATCAGGCGCTTGATCCCGCGCTCGTCGATCTCATCGAACGGGCGGTGGCGCGGACCGCGGCCAATACTGGGCCGATCATCGCCATCGCACTCAATTATGGCGCGCAGGACGAACTGGTGCGGGCGGCGCAAAGCATCGTTCAGCGTGTTCAGGCGGGCGAAATCGACCCGGATGCAATCGGCATCGGCGATGTGGAAGCGGGCCTCGATACTGTCGGCCTGCCGCCGCTCGACCTTTTGATCCGGACCTCGGGAGAGCAGCGGCTCAGCAACTTCATGCTGTGGCAGGCGGCCTATGCCGAACTCTATTTCACCGATACGCTCTGGCCCGATTTTGATGCGGGGGCGCTTGCCGAGGCCCTTGATGCCTTCCGCTTGAGGGACCGCCGTTTCGGCGGGCTGTGA